The following proteins are encoded in a genomic region of Pagrus major chromosome 16, Pma_NU_1.0:
- the LOC141010767 gene encoding solute carrier family 2, facilitated glucose transporter member 1-like translates to MASQESHLTATLLISILAAVLGSLQIGYHTGNVNAPAKIIEEFFNHTWRARHNQSMPDHSLTLLWSLSVSIKDFGALLGSLGVKYLADSYGRRNSILIVNCLSVVGACLMSASKVSKSFEVLILGRLVFGLFCGLVMSLNPLYIQEVSPTNLRGAFATLNQVSFASGILVGMVAGLETMLGTEHYWAMMLSLSIIPALTQYLVLPFCPESPRYLLINRGEESKAEAALLRLKGDTDKVFAELEEMKEEAAHTQTGVTIHEFFKKRRYKQPIIIVLIINLGSQLSGFNAIINYSTRMFQAKFDEAKYLTLGVGAVNVTFTLVAFFLMERAGRRRLLLTGFISIAVCNLLMTIVDSVLHLVPELRSLQVLLVFCLISAYELGPGPISWFIAAELFDQPGRPIAMAFTSMLNWGGKFVLALLFPPLLKLCGAYVYLLFMIVALFAFTFTYIRLPETKGRTFDDIAEEFRGAEGIPLHNKIGFNTFT, encoded by the exons ATGGCGTCTCaggag AGCCATTTGACAGCCACACTCCTGATCTCCATCCTGGCCGCAGTTCTCGGCTCCCTGCAGATCGGCTACCACACCGGCAACGTCAACGCTCCAGCCAAG ATCATCGAAGAGTTCTTCAACCACACCTGGAGAGCCAGGCACAACCAGTCGATGCCAGATCACAGCCTGACTCTCCTGTGGTCACTCTCTGTCAGCATTAAAGACTTTGGAGCCTTGCTGGGCTCGCTGGGTGTCAAATATCTGGCAGATTCTTATGGAAG ACGTAACTCCATCCTCATAGTTAACTGCCTCTCTGTGGTGGGAGCCTGTCTGATGTCTGCCTCCAAAGTCAGCAAGTCATTTGAGGTTCTCATCCTGGGACGGTTGGTGTTCGGTCTCTTCTGTGGCCTGGTGATGAGTCTTAACCCGCTCTACATCCAGGAAGTGTCCCCCACAAACCTCAGAGGGGCTTTCGCAACACTAAACCAAGTGTCCTTTGCCTCGGGCATCCTGGTGGGAATG GTGGCTGGTCTGGAGACAATGTTGGGTACTGAGCATTACTGGGCCATGATGCTGTCCCTGTCTATCATCCCGGCCCTGACACAGTACCTGGTCCTGCCTTTCTGCCCTGAGAGCCCTCGCTATCTGCTCATAAACCGAGGAGAGGAAAGCAAGGCGGAAGCTG CCCTGCTGAGGCTGAAAGGCGACACAGACAAGGTGTTTGCCGAGCTGGAAGAAATGAAGGAAGAAGCTGCCCACACTCAGACCGGAGTCACCATCCACGAGTTCTTTAAGAAGCGCCGCTACAAGCAGCCAATCATCATCGTCCTCATCATCAATCTGGGCAGCCAGCTGTCTGGATTCAATGCG atcATCAATTATTCCACCAGAATGTTCCAGGCTAAGTTTGACGAGGCCAAATACCTGACTCTGGGCGTGGGCGCTGTCAATGTGACCTTCACTTTGGTTGCA TTCTTCCTGATGGAAagggcagggaggaggaggttgctCCTGACTGGTTTCATCTCCATAGCAGTGTGCAACTTACTCATGACCATAGTCGATTCAGTCCTG CACCTGGTCCCAGAGCTGCGGAGCCTGCAGGTCCTGCTGGTTTTCTGCCTGATTTCGGCCTACGAGCTGGGCCCCGGTCCTATCTCCTGGTTCATCGCTGCTGAGCTGTTTGACCAGCCTGGCAGACCCATCGCCATGGCCTTTACCAGCATGCTCAACTGGGGAGGGAAATTTGTTCTGGCGCTCCTCTTCCCTCCATTGCTG AAACTCTGCGGTGCGTACGTCTACCTCCTCTTCATGATTGTGGCTCTGTTCGCCTTCACCTTCACCTATATTCGCCTCCCAGAGACAAAAGGTCGCACATTCGATGACATTGCAGAGGAgttcagaggagcagagggcaTCCCTTTGCACAACAAGATCGGATTCAACACTTTCACCTGA